A window of the Vibrio fluvialis genome harbors these coding sequences:
- a CDS encoding DNA internalization-related competence protein ComEC/Rec2, protein MTLYSNYWMLASFSLTVLSAPLWPWMPEWDFAFICLAALMTTLVVSRFRVFGGIALALLVIVTHGNVVRSQSNTIFQAGQDITIKGEVDSFFKQISYGYEGTVVVRSINGQQLHTFWQPKVRLIAPVDLQIGDQFEFSVMVKPVYGRRNEAGFDLEAYYFSQGWVARVNVKPQSKFEVVSTPNFRSMLYRQIKTWTQNSPSQGMILALTFGDRNGIHEAEWRSLRNSGLIHLVAISGLHIGMAFAIGYLIGTAMMRLHVSLLWMPFVSGMCIAAIYAWLAGFTLPTQRALLMCGLNVALTMSGVRVTAVQRILITLAAVLIVTPFAPLSNSFWLSFLAVALVLYQLADRTTRHGWRKWLTVQCSLVTMMIPVSAYFFSGFSVSSALYNLIFIPYFSFVIVPLLFLALFLTTFVGDITWLWRGIDLSFWPLQRALEWAGSSWIAVSQTATVVFSVGLLLWVCRPVLSWRAQLYAGIALLGFGFFTPHDERWRVDILDVGHGLAVLIERNHNALLYDTGSGWPEGSYVRSLIVPILNQRGMDSLDGLILSHTDNDHAGGLKDAETLLSPKWVVASQSGPNWQACHTGEQWEWQGLTMTALWPPQTVNRAYNLQSCVIRLSDPEYGHSLLLAGDVTAVGEWLLSRQPMDIQSDVIIVPHHGSKTSSTRQFIERVSPQVAIASLAKGNQWQLPHRSVVARYVDAGSDWLDTGEAGQITLTYQAQSRQLSTLRQIGNPSWYRQMLRKGVE, encoded by the coding sequence ATGACTCTCTATTCGAATTACTGGATGCTCGCTTCGTTCTCGCTCACCGTATTGTCTGCGCCCCTTTGGCCGTGGATGCCAGAGTGGGATTTTGCATTCATTTGCCTTGCTGCTCTGATGACCACGCTCGTGGTGAGCCGATTCAGAGTTTTTGGCGGGATCGCGCTTGCCTTGTTAGTGATAGTAACACACGGCAACGTTGTGAGATCTCAATCCAACACTATTTTTCAAGCAGGGCAGGATATTACCATAAAAGGTGAAGTTGACAGCTTTTTTAAGCAAATTAGTTATGGTTATGAAGGGACTGTAGTAGTCAGATCAATCAATGGACAACAATTGCACACTTTTTGGCAGCCGAAGGTGCGGTTAATTGCTCCGGTCGATCTGCAAATTGGCGATCAGTTTGAGTTTTCTGTAATGGTTAAACCCGTTTATGGCCGCCGTAATGAGGCCGGTTTTGACTTAGAAGCTTACTACTTCAGTCAGGGTTGGGTTGCGAGAGTGAACGTTAAACCTCAGTCAAAATTTGAGGTCGTTTCAACGCCGAATTTTCGCAGTATGTTGTACCGCCAAATCAAAACATGGACGCAAAACAGCCCTTCTCAAGGCATGATCTTGGCGCTGACATTTGGTGACCGCAACGGCATTCATGAAGCTGAATGGCGCTCACTGAGAAATAGCGGACTCATCCATCTGGTGGCGATATCCGGTTTGCATATTGGCATGGCGTTCGCGATTGGTTATCTGATTGGAACTGCGATGATGCGGCTGCATGTCAGTTTGCTGTGGATGCCTTTCGTTTCCGGGATGTGTATTGCCGCGATTTATGCATGGCTGGCAGGATTTACCTTGCCGACCCAGCGCGCTTTGTTGATGTGCGGTCTCAACGTCGCTCTCACGATGAGTGGCGTGCGTGTGACGGCGGTGCAGCGAATCCTTATCACCCTTGCTGCGGTATTAATCGTGACGCCGTTTGCGCCGCTCTCCAACAGTTTCTGGCTCTCATTCTTGGCGGTCGCGTTGGTTTTGTATCAATTGGCAGACCGAACAACACGTCATGGCTGGCGAAAATGGCTGACGGTGCAATGCTCGTTAGTCACTATGATGATTCCAGTTTCCGCGTATTTTTTCTCCGGGTTCAGTGTTTCGTCGGCACTCTATAACCTGATTTTTATTCCTTACTTCAGCTTTGTCATCGTCCCGCTGCTGTTTCTCGCACTGTTTCTCACTACCTTTGTCGGAGATATCACCTGGCTGTGGCGTGGGATTGACCTGAGCTTCTGGCCACTGCAGCGGGCACTGGAATGGGCGGGATCGAGCTGGATTGCTGTAAGTCAGACGGCGACGGTCGTATTTAGTGTTGGCCTTCTCCTTTGGGTTTGCCGCCCGGTATTAAGCTGGCGAGCTCAACTCTATGCGGGAATTGCATTACTTGGCTTTGGCTTTTTTACCCCACACGATGAGCGTTGGCGAGTTGATATCCTTGATGTCGGGCACGGTCTGGCAGTGTTGATTGAACGGAATCACAACGCCCTGTTGTACGACACCGGCAGTGGCTGGCCTGAAGGCAGTTACGTTCGCTCTTTGATTGTTCCAATACTCAATCAGCGCGGTATGGACTCTCTGGATGGTTTAATTCTCAGCCATACAGACAATGACCACGCTGGTGGTTTAAAAGATGCCGAAACCTTATTGTCCCCGAAATGGGTTGTGGCGAGTCAGTCTGGTCCAAATTGGCAGGCTTGCCACACGGGAGAACAGTGGGAATGGCAAGGACTGACGATGACGGCACTGTGGCCGCCGCAAACCGTCAATCGTGCTTATAATCTGCAGTCGTGCGTGATTCGATTAAGCGATCCTGAATACGGTCATTCACTACTTCTGGCTGGCGATGTTACGGCAGTCGGTGAGTGGTTACTCAGTCGGCAACCCATGGATATTCAGAGCGATGTCATCATTGTGCCTCATCACGGCAGTAAAACGTCCTCAACGCGTCAGTTTATCGAGCGGGTTTCCCCGCAAGTGGCCATTGCGTCTCTGGCGAAAGGGAATCAATGGCAGTTGCCGCATCGCAGTGTGGTGGCGCGTTATGTGGATGCGGGGTCCGACTGGCTTGATACTGGCGAGGCGGGGCAAATCACTCTGACTTATCAAGCTCAATCCCGGCAGCTATCGACTCTGCGCCAAATAGGAAATCCTTCATGGTATAGGCAGATGCTACGTAAAGGGGTAGAATGA
- a CDS encoding DUF2062 domain-containing protein has translation MPRKFIKRFMPDHDVIKRQKALKVFGNVLYNPNLWCLNRRSAAGAFAVGLFMAFVPLPSQMIMSAGLAILCGVNLPLSVALVWITNPITMPVIFYFCYKLGAWLMNVPPQPFHFELTWDFIMQQMSTIGPPFLLGCGVCGVVAAFLGYFGIRGLWRYSVVRSWQKRRVTKMPSKII, from the coding sequence ATGCCAAGAAAATTCATTAAGCGGTTCATGCCTGACCATGATGTGATTAAGCGTCAAAAGGCATTAAAAGTTTTTGGCAATGTGCTGTATAACCCGAACTTGTGGTGTCTCAATCGACGCTCTGCTGCGGGCGCTTTCGCCGTTGGTCTGTTTATGGCGTTTGTTCCACTGCCAAGTCAGATGATCATGTCAGCCGGGCTTGCCATTTTATGTGGTGTGAACTTACCTCTTTCTGTGGCTCTGGTCTGGATTACTAACCCCATCACGATGCCAGTCATTTTTTACTTCTGTTACAAACTCGGCGCATGGCTGATGAATGTACCGCCGCAGCCGTTTCATTTTGAGCTGACCTGGGATTTCATCATGCAACAAATGAGTACCATCGGGCCTCCGTTCCTGCTAGGTTGTGGCGTATGTGGTGTTGTAGCTGCGTTTCTTGGCTATTTTGGTATTCGCGGCCTGTGGCGCTATTCCGTGGTTCGCAGCTGGCAAAAACGCCGCGTGACGAAAATGCCCTCCAAGATAATCTGA
- the lolE gene encoding lipoprotein-releasing ABC transporter permease subunit LolE has product MLASLSLFIGGRFSRAKQRNKMVSFISLSSTIGIAVGVAVIIIGLSAMNGFERELQNRVLSVIPHGEFEGVRGPIQNWQSMVKQATKNPQVLAAAPYVKFTALAEKGTQLKAIEVRGVDPDMEQAVSRLSQFVTNNAWSTFVPGEQQVILGKGVADQLGAKVGDYVTLMIPTADGSSRVQAPRRIRVQISGLLALNGQIDHSMALLPLADAQQYARLEQGVSGVSIKVADVLSANQIVRSVGNTLNEYVYLRSWQQKFGFLYRDIQMVRTIMYLVMVLVIGVASFNIVSTLMMAVKDRAGEIAILRTMGATDGLVKRIFVWQGVFSGVLGSIVGSVFGVVIAFNLTPLVKGLETLIGHHFLSGDIYFVDFLPSQVESGDVLLVSGTAIVLSLLATWYPAARASKLNPASVLSSK; this is encoded by the coding sequence GTGCTGGCTTCATTGTCTCTTTTCATCGGCGGCCGTTTTAGTCGTGCTAAGCAGCGCAACAAAATGGTGTCGTTTATTTCGCTCTCATCCACCATCGGTATTGCAGTTGGTGTCGCGGTGATCATCATTGGTCTGTCGGCGATGAACGGATTTGAACGCGAGTTACAAAACCGTGTTCTGTCGGTTATCCCACATGGCGAGTTTGAAGGTGTGCGCGGTCCTATTCAGAACTGGCAGTCGATGGTGAAACAAGCAACCAAAAATCCGCAGGTATTGGCTGCTGCGCCGTATGTCAAATTCACTGCGCTGGCTGAAAAAGGTACGCAGCTAAAAGCCATTGAAGTGCGCGGTGTGGATCCCGATATGGAACAGGCGGTATCGCGTTTGTCGCAGTTCGTGACCAATAACGCGTGGTCAACGTTTGTGCCCGGTGAACAGCAGGTGATTCTGGGCAAAGGTGTGGCGGATCAGCTTGGGGCCAAGGTCGGTGACTATGTCACGTTGATGATCCCAACCGCCGACGGTTCATCACGCGTACAGGCTCCTCGTCGAATTCGGGTGCAGATTTCTGGTCTGTTGGCCCTGAACGGTCAGATTGACCACAGCATGGCACTGCTGCCGTTAGCCGATGCGCAGCAATATGCTCGTTTGGAGCAGGGCGTGAGCGGCGTATCTATCAAGGTGGCTGATGTGCTGAGTGCGAATCAAATCGTGCGCTCAGTGGGTAACACGCTGAATGAATATGTTTACCTGCGCAGCTGGCAGCAGAAGTTTGGCTTTCTGTATCGCGACATTCAAATGGTGCGCACCATTATGTATCTGGTGATGGTGCTGGTGATAGGGGTGGCGAGTTTTAACATTGTGTCCACGCTGATGATGGCGGTTAAGGACCGCGCTGGCGAGATCGCGATTCTGCGCACTATGGGCGCGACGGATGGTCTGGTGAAGCGAATTTTCGTCTGGCAGGGCGTGTTTTCTGGTGTGCTGGGCAGTATCGTCGGCAGTGTGTTTGGTGTCGTGATTGCGTTTAACCTCACTCCTTTGGTGAAAGGGCTGGAAACGCTGATTGGCCATCACTTTTTATCCGGTGATATCTATTTTGTAGATTTCCTGCCTTCACAGGTGGAAAGTGGTGATGTGCTGTTAGTGTCTGGCACGGCAATCGTGCTGAGCCTGCTCGCAACCTGGTATCCCGCAGCGCGCGCCAGCAAACTCAATCCGGCGAGCGTACTGAGTAGCAAGTAA
- the lolD gene encoding lipoprotein-releasing ABC transporter ATP-binding protein LolD codes for MNNLLRCHQVCKTYQEGDLQTQVLKGVSFELQKGELASIIGSSGSGKSTLLHILGALDDATQGHVEFLGQQLSALSSNKQAKIRNKHLGFVYQFHHLLADFSALENVAMPLLIGGKKVAQAKQDAAALLERVGLSHRLEHRPSELSGGERQRVAIARALVNKPDLVLADEPTGNLDHKTALSIYDLMRELNRESGTAFLVVTHDGELAAKMDRRLHMQDGLLLNVGEA; via the coding sequence ATGAATAACCTTTTACGTTGTCATCAAGTTTGCAAAACTTATCAGGAAGGCGATCTTCAGACGCAAGTGCTTAAAGGTGTGAGCTTTGAACTGCAGAAAGGGGAACTGGCATCGATCATTGGTTCATCAGGCTCAGGTAAAAGCACCTTGCTGCACATTCTGGGTGCGCTGGATGATGCGACTCAGGGCCATGTCGAGTTTTTGGGTCAACAGTTGAGCGCACTGAGTTCAAATAAACAAGCTAAGATCCGCAACAAACATTTGGGCTTTGTTTACCAGTTCCATCACTTGCTTGCCGATTTCAGTGCGTTAGAGAACGTTGCGATGCCGTTGCTGATTGGTGGTAAAAAAGTGGCGCAGGCGAAACAGGACGCGGCGGCGTTGCTGGAGCGGGTTGGACTCTCGCATCGTCTGGAACATCGACCTTCTGAGCTTTCCGGTGGTGAACGTCAGCGTGTGGCGATTGCCCGTGCGCTGGTGAATAAACCCGATTTAGTTCTGGCAGATGAGCCGACAGGTAACCTTGACCACAAAACTGCGCTGTCAATTTACGATTTGATGCGTGAATTGAACCGTGAGTCGGGCACCGCCTTTTTAGTAGTGACGCACGACGGTGAATTGGCCGCCAAGATGGATCGCCGACTGCACATGCAGGATGGTCTGCTGCTGAATGTGGGGGAAGCATAG
- the lolC gene encoding lipoprotein-releasing ABC transporter permease subunit LolC, with amino-acid sequence MFHPISTFIGLRYLRGRSGDRFSRFVSYMSTAGITIGVMALVTVLSVMNGFEAQLKNRILGVLPQAVVSQAQDKTVLTDQAPQFIRALSTQREPEPIVRSEAVIQSASQLSAGLMVGIEPNQHDPIGDYLIAGRLSSLTEGEYRVFLGHTLARNLNVSVGDKVRLMVTSASQFTPLGRIPSQRNFTVAGIFNTGSDVDGQLMITHIHDAGKLLRFDDQTVSGWRLFFSDPFVVGELSKSPLPDGWQWSDWRDQRGELFQAVRMEKNMMGLMLGLIVGVAAFNIISALIMVVMEKQAEVAILKTQGMTDRQVLAIFMVQGASSGVIGAIVGGALGVLLADNLNTIMDALGVALFPMGGELPVLINPLQICVVVVLAIALSLLATLFPSYRASSVKPAEALRYE; translated from the coding sequence ATGTTTCATCCGATTTCTACCTTCATCGGGTTACGCTATCTGCGCGGGCGATCCGGTGACAGGTTCAGTCGTTTCGTTTCTTATATGTCGACGGCGGGCATCACCATCGGTGTGATGGCGCTGGTCACGGTGCTTTCGGTCATGAATGGCTTTGAAGCGCAGCTTAAAAATCGCATTCTTGGCGTGTTGCCACAAGCGGTGGTCTCTCAGGCTCAGGACAAAACGGTGCTGACCGATCAGGCGCCGCAATTTATTCGTGCGCTCTCGACTCAACGCGAACCTGAACCGATTGTTCGCAGCGAAGCGGTGATTCAGAGCGCATCGCAGCTTTCTGCCGGATTAATGGTTGGCATTGAACCTAATCAACACGACCCGATTGGCGACTATCTGATTGCAGGGCGCTTGTCTTCGCTCACCGAAGGTGAATACCGCGTCTTTCTCGGCCACACGTTGGCGCGTAATCTGAATGTGTCTGTCGGCGATAAGGTCCGTCTGATGGTGACCAGTGCCAGTCAGTTTACCCCGCTTGGCCGTATTCCGAGCCAACGTAATTTCACGGTTGCTGGTATTTTCAATACTGGTTCGGATGTGGATGGTCAGTTAATGATCACGCACATTCACGACGCAGGCAAATTACTGCGTTTTGACGACCAAACCGTTTCCGGCTGGCGTTTGTTCTTCAGCGATCCGTTTGTGGTTGGTGAACTATCGAAGTCGCCACTGCCGGATGGCTGGCAATGGAGCGACTGGCGCGATCAACGCGGTGAGCTTTTCCAAGCCGTGCGGATGGAAAAGAACATGATGGGTCTGATGCTGGGACTGATTGTTGGTGTTGCGGCGTTCAACATCATTTCTGCACTGATCATGGTCGTGATGGAGAAACAGGCGGAAGTGGCGATTTTGAAAACCCAGGGCATGACGGATCGCCAAGTGCTGGCTATTTTCATGGTTCAGGGGGCCAGCAGCGGCGTGATTGGCGCCATCGTCGGGGGCGCGCTCGGCGTGCTGCTGGCGGATAATCTCAATACCATTATGGATGCCCTTGGCGTGGCCTTGTTCCCGATGGGCGGTGAACTGCCTGTGCTGATTAATCCGCTGCAAATCTGTGTTGTCGTAGTTCTGGCTATTGCGCTAAGCCTGCTGGCGACTCTGTTCCCGTCTTACCGCGCATCTTCTGTTAAACCCGCTGAGGCTCTACGTTATGAATAA